The Peribacillus sp. FSL E2-0218 genome contains a region encoding:
- a CDS encoding glutamate synthase-related protein produces MTQQWTPATFNEFHKQEHDACGIVACIEKKKIPTNENIFACIDALVKMNHRCGFINGEGDGAGIHIDIPRALWKKKLEEANVDQGLVDQDDFIVGHLFLSKKADANDLKIEVKEKLLQHGLSLIFETDKAYRSEALGPIAIQEDPVFWQFACSAANVHSKELSNVLFELSSDIEKSDFIHVASLSQHHAVYKVMGAGDTLPAYYLDLADPLAASAMTLGHNRFSTNTLSSFFRVQPFSVLGHNGEINTIAKLRDEAKMIGVPIAKDGSDSQDLNKTIETFICRHGYSLFEAVDLMFPPIINEIKEYPEHLQDLYTYLREAWGHFAQGPAGIISRFGDEAVFSVDSLGLRPLWNIETESSYMFTSEPGIIPSSEFTGDPKPLGPGEKVGLKWNGDSIQLYTYKDFQEKVFRLFNDRFILSDDRVRLQPHTFEKIISMANTQAIHNGQYKAFGWEREHVQLVEQMAEKGAEPIRSLGHDAPLAALNPQRTNIADFIKESVAVVTNPAIDRDRETEHFSTRTIIGKRPSLFEAKKAGKVYELLTPLLIEGLTGYECSSNLSQPSYDQFINYNQDQKLVHFLSSTFKENESITNALTRITDDAVHAVDGGKTLLVLDDALAHQNGHLLLDPHLVTSAVDQALVQKGKRRDCSILLRSASLRSLHDIIVSYGLGANLISPYYMFLSLSSDDLKKVINLYNSLTKGLEKVISTIGIHELRGYGRLFSSIGLHEEIAAYLNVANFFGSDDLDYNFDKIKADAIQRAEDYNNDKERMGKTFHLFPRIWKSIGEVASSGDYDAYREKITEQEESNPTAIRHLTSLKTSDAPIPSEKVNLSIGEQELPFVIASMSFGSQNEIAFRAYAEAAERLGMISMNGEGGEIKDMLGKYPKSRGQQIASGRFGVNAELLNSSNLLEIKIGQGAKPGEGGHLPGSKVTAKIAEARNATIGSDLISPSNNHDIYSIEDLAQMIHELKTANDKAKVAVKVPVVPNIGTIAVGVAKAGADIITLSGFDGGTGAARIHALAHVGLPVEIGVKAAHNALLESGIRQSVEIWADGGLKSSMDIMKVMLLGANRVGFGTLSMIAVGCTTCRGCHLDTCHVGIATQIESEAQAKEHGLRRFVPRKFDLAVQGLMNMYSAFAKELKLLTGSLGVKNLQDIVGRSDLLQQVTGQHSLDLTYLLKNLDITPFSHQEKEAYLDESSMQVAVGAEYLDSHVDDLQQSRSYSSITSKQRVLGSRVSCHRVRGRLDGSYKKLPPVHLSYQDGSIPGNGLGAYNTEGITISVNGGAQDGIGKTSIGGNIGIFKSPGKDGKFYNGSVGKGFGYGAQHGLLIAQGDADARAGIRLSGADMIIGGLLKQPLPEKETGNIAVTSNIKGFAFEYMTNGRGLVLGDPGPWICAGMTGGVVYLRQQPESGLTKDVIKKRVAKGAKISIEPLSAKGQQDVEELLGKYTTLLKAHGQTEEATSLEALLQNPGEHFLQVVPVKEQADPAVSTE; encoded by the coding sequence ATGACCCAACAATGGACACCCGCTACATTCAATGAGTTTCACAAGCAAGAACATGATGCCTGCGGAATCGTTGCCTGCATCGAAAAAAAGAAAATCCCTACAAACGAAAACATCTTTGCCTGCATCGATGCTCTCGTTAAAATGAACCATCGCTGCGGCTTCATCAATGGAGAGGGAGATGGCGCAGGAATCCATATCGATATTCCGCGGGCTCTTTGGAAAAAGAAGCTTGAAGAGGCTAATGTCGATCAAGGCTTAGTCGATCAAGACGACTTCATAGTCGGCCACTTATTTCTAAGCAAAAAGGCTGATGCAAACGATTTAAAAATCGAAGTCAAAGAAAAGCTCCTTCAACATGGGCTTTCCTTGATTTTCGAAACGGATAAGGCCTACCGCTCTGAAGCCTTGGGGCCAATCGCCATTCAAGAAGATCCTGTGTTTTGGCAGTTTGCCTGTTCTGCCGCCAACGTCCACAGCAAGGAGCTTTCAAATGTTCTTTTTGAGCTGTCCTCGGACATCGAAAAAAGTGATTTCATTCATGTTGCCTCCTTAAGCCAGCATCATGCGGTCTACAAAGTGATGGGAGCCGGGGATACGCTCCCTGCCTACTATCTTGATCTTGCCGATCCACTAGCAGCCTCCGCGATGACACTTGGGCATAATCGGTTTTCGACCAATACTTTATCAAGCTTCTTTCGGGTCCAGCCTTTCAGTGTGCTTGGCCATAATGGTGAAATCAATACGATCGCCAAATTACGTGATGAAGCGAAAATGATCGGCGTGCCCATCGCCAAAGACGGAAGCGACTCGCAGGATTTAAACAAGACGATTGAAACCTTCATATGCCGGCATGGCTACTCTTTGTTTGAAGCCGTCGACCTTATGTTCCCGCCAATCATTAATGAAATTAAGGAATATCCCGAACACTTGCAAGACTTATATACGTATTTACGGGAAGCATGGGGCCATTTCGCCCAAGGTCCGGCAGGGATCATTTCCCGCTTCGGCGACGAGGCTGTATTCTCCGTCGATTCTTTAGGGCTGCGTCCGTTATGGAATATCGAAACGGAATCTTCCTATATGTTCACTTCAGAACCTGGAATCATTCCTTCCAGTGAATTTACCGGAGATCCAAAACCGTTGGGTCCTGGAGAAAAGGTTGGGTTGAAATGGAACGGCGACTCCATTCAATTGTACACCTACAAGGATTTTCAAGAGAAAGTGTTCAGACTATTCAATGATCGTTTCATCCTTTCCGATGACCGCGTTCGCTTGCAGCCGCACACCTTTGAAAAAATTATCTCCATGGCAAACACGCAAGCCATTCATAATGGACAGTATAAAGCTTTTGGCTGGGAGAGGGAGCATGTTCAATTGGTGGAACAGATGGCCGAGAAAGGTGCCGAGCCCATTCGTTCCCTTGGTCATGATGCGCCACTTGCAGCACTCAATCCGCAACGTACCAATATTGCAGACTTCATTAAGGAAAGCGTAGCGGTCGTAACCAACCCCGCCATCGACAGGGACCGGGAAACAGAGCACTTCTCGACGAGGACCATCATCGGAAAACGCCCTTCCCTATTCGAAGCGAAAAAGGCCGGCAAAGTCTACGAGCTGCTGACTCCCTTATTGATTGAAGGACTGACTGGCTATGAATGCTCATCCAACCTTTCACAGCCAAGCTATGATCAATTCATTAACTATAACCAGGACCAAAAACTCGTGCACTTCCTTTCAAGCACCTTCAAGGAGAACGAAAGCATTACAAATGCCCTGACCAGGATTACGGATGATGCGGTCCATGCAGTGGATGGCGGCAAAACGCTGCTCGTTTTGGATGATGCTCTCGCCCATCAAAATGGTCACCTGCTGCTTGACCCCCATCTTGTCACTTCAGCTGTCGATCAAGCTTTGGTGCAAAAGGGCAAGCGCCGGGATTGCTCCATCCTTTTACGTTCCGCCTCATTAAGGTCATTGCATGATATCATCGTTTCTTATGGTCTTGGGGCAAATTTGATCAGTCCATATTACATGTTCCTTTCCTTATCTTCAGATGACCTAAAGAAGGTTATCAATTTATATAACTCCTTGACGAAGGGGCTTGAGAAAGTCATTTCCACCATCGGCATCCATGAGCTCCGCGGGTATGGAAGGCTTTTCTCCAGCATCGGCTTACATGAGGAAATCGCGGCCTATTTAAATGTGGCTAACTTCTTTGGTTCAGATGATTTGGATTATAATTTCGATAAGATCAAAGCTGACGCCATCCAGCGTGCGGAAGATTATAACAATGATAAGGAACGCATGGGAAAGACCTTTCATTTATTCCCGAGGATCTGGAAGTCGATTGGTGAAGTGGCCTCAAGCGGGGACTATGATGCTTATCGTGAAAAGATCACCGAGCAGGAAGAATCCAATCCTACGGCAATCCGCCATTTAACATCTTTAAAAACGTCAGATGCTCCGATTCCATCTGAAAAAGTCAATCTTTCGATCGGTGAACAGGAACTTCCTTTCGTCATAGCTTCCATGTCCTTTGGATCGCAAAATGAGATTGCTTTCCGTGCGTATGCAGAGGCTGCCGAACGGCTAGGCATGATCAGCATGAATGGCGAAGGCGGGGAAATCAAGGATATGCTTGGCAAGTACCCGAAATCGCGCGGACAGCAAATCGCTTCAGGCCGTTTCGGTGTCAATGCGGAACTCTTGAACTCTTCAAATCTTCTGGAAATAAAAATTGGGCAAGGGGCTAAGCCTGGTGAGGGGGGGCATCTTCCAGGTTCAAAGGTTACAGCGAAAATTGCGGAAGCGCGGAATGCAACGATCGGTTCGGATTTGATCTCCCCTTCCAATAACCATGATATTTATTCCATTGAAGATCTGGCCCAAATGATCCATGAATTGAAAACGGCAAACGATAAGGCGAAAGTGGCCGTCAAGGTACCTGTCGTGCCAAACATTGGCACGATCGCAGTCGGGGTCGCCAAGGCAGGCGCCGATATCATTACGCTATCCGGTTTTGATGGCGGAACAGGAGCTGCCAGGATTCATGCACTCGCACACGTCGGCCTTCCAGTCGAGATTGGTGTGAAGGCGGCCCATAATGCCCTGCTGGAGTCTGGCATTCGCCAAAGCGTAGAAATTTGGGCTGATGGCGGGTTAAAGAGCTCAATGGATATCATGAAAGTGATGCTGCTTGGGGCGAACCGTGTAGGCTTCGGTACCCTTTCAATGATTGCTGTCGGCTGTACCACATGCCGCGGATGTCACCTTGATACCTGTCATGTAGGCATTGCCACACAAATCGAATCGGAAGCACAAGCGAAGGAGCACGGACTGCGGCGTTTCGTTCCCCGAAAATTCGATTTGGCCGTTCAAGGCTTGATGAATATGTACAGTGCCTTTGCCAAGGAACTTAAACTATTGACAGGGTCGCTTGGCGTGAAAAATCTTCAGGATATCGTGGGCCGTTCCGATTTGCTCCAGCAAGTTACGGGGCAGCATTCACTTGATTTAACGTATCTATTAAAGAACCTGGATATTACGCCATTCTCCCATCAGGAAAAAGAGGCGTATTTGGATGAGAGCTCGATGCAGGTTGCAGTTGGCGCCGAATATCTTGATTCACATGTAGATGACCTGCAGCAATCACGAAGTTATAGCTCGATCACATCCAAGCAGCGTGTACTCGGCAGCCGGGTCTCCTGTCACCGCGTTAGGGGCAGGCTTGATGGATCGTACAAAAAACTTCCCCCCGTTCACCTCTCTTACCAGGATGGTTCCATACCGGGCAATGGACTTGGGGCTTACAATACGGAGGGGATTACGATCAGCGTGAACGGCGGCGCACAGGATGGAATCGGCAAAACTTCAATCGGCGGCAATATCGGCATCTTTAAATCTCCCGGCAAAGATGGGAAGTTCTACAATGGATCGGTCGGCAAGGGGTTCGGGTACGGTGCACAGCACGGTCTTCTCATTGCCCAGGGAGATGCCGATGCAAGGGCGGGAATTCGGCTTTCGGGAGCGGATATGATCATCGGGGGATTGTTGAAACAGCCGCTGCCCGAAAAGGAAACCGGTAATATTGCGGTAACTTCCAATATAAAAGGATTCGCTTTCGAATACATGACAAATGGGAGAGGTTTGGTTCTAGGAGATCCTGGCCCATGGATTTGTGCAGGCATGACCGGAGGTGTCGTCTATTTACGTCAACAGCCAGAAAGCGGTTTGACG